From the Rhodoferax mekongensis genome, one window contains:
- a CDS encoding sugar phosphate isomerase/epimerase family protein, translating to MSQFEGKFDDFGMDTITLAGPLKAKLDAMKAAGFSQVMLLARDLVSHPEGWRAAVQEVKDSGLRVTGFQVLRDFEGLSGHLHDYKVDIAKSMMEMCAALDCRVMLACSSTSTHATGDTDKLVQDLRKLAMLAIPMNIKIAFEALSWGRNVNEFPQAWDLISQADMPNLGLGFDSFHLFATKTPLDELEILAPSKIFLVQLADFMWNEIKTVEERITTARTFRVFPGEGVHSEALAELVLKLHQLGYRGDYSFEVFNDDYQQMPLETVAARARRAALWLGEDVLRRSVPLPNQMRLRQAHA from the coding sequence ATGAGCCAATTTGAAGGCAAATTCGACGACTTCGGGATGGACACCATCACGCTGGCCGGGCCCCTGAAGGCCAAGCTGGACGCCATGAAGGCGGCCGGCTTTAGCCAGGTAATGCTGCTGGCCCGTGACCTGGTAAGCCACCCCGAGGGCTGGCGCGCTGCGGTGCAAGAGGTCAAGGACAGCGGCTTGCGCGTGACCGGCTTTCAGGTGCTGCGCGATTTTGAGGGGCTCTCCGGTCACCTGCACGACTACAAGGTCGACATCGCCAAAAGCATGATGGAAATGTGCGCGGCCCTGGACTGCCGCGTCATGCTGGCCTGCTCCAGCACCTCCACCCACGCCACAGGCGATACGGACAAGCTGGTGCAGGACCTGCGCAAGCTGGCCATGCTGGCAATTCCGATGAACATCAAAATCGCATTCGAGGCCCTGTCCTGGGGCCGGAACGTGAATGAGTTTCCCCAAGCGTGGGACCTCATTAGCCAAGCCGACATGCCCAATTTGGGTCTGGGCTTTGACTCCTTCCACCTGTTTGCCACCAAGACTCCGCTGGACGAGCTGGAGATTCTGGCCCCCAGCAAGATCTTTCTGGTGCAGCTGGCTGACTTCATGTGGAACGAAATCAAAACGGTCGAGGAGCGCATCACCACGGCGCGCACCTTCCGCGTGTTCCCCGGCGAAGGCGTGCACAGCGAGGCACTGGCGGAACTCGTGCTCAAGCTGCACCAGCTGGGCTACCGCGGTGACTACAGCTTTGAGGTATTCAACGACGACTACCAGCAAATGCCGCTGGAAACTGTGGCTGCCCGCGCGCGTCGCGCTGCCCTGTGGCTGGGCGAAGATGTGCTGCGCCGTTCGGTCCCCCTGCCCAACCAGATGCGCCTGCGCCAGGCTCACGCCTGA
- a CDS encoding lyase family protein has translation MSSVFDDFLYAPEVLESFGAQRFVAAMLRVEAALAQAQADQGLIPAEAAVSIVGTCKVELFDAPKIVRDSAATGSLAQPLVKSLRETVGLFNPAAVPFVHFGCTKQDLVDTTMALMSRQVLAVTRGYVQDCVDHLERKANQPTAAAPLQRALQRLAHSSADALAVQLGGTMASLGTPGAAIQTQVAKTLELCVPAFPWDTQRDAWLALGCDVALLVGSLGTLARTLVRDAEQEEPAAGCLVALAMARRAPQRAAGLLTSMPHAHERGLGFWQADQSDWTQLLMAAHAASWGMAQTLQKK, from the coding sequence ATGAGCAGTGTGTTTGACGACTTTCTGTATGCCCCCGAAGTGCTGGAGTCCTTCGGGGCCCAGCGCTTTGTGGCGGCCATGCTGCGGGTAGAAGCTGCGTTGGCGCAGGCACAGGCCGACCAGGGTTTGATTCCTGCCGAGGCCGCCGTCTCTATCGTCGGCACTTGCAAAGTGGAGCTGTTTGATGCTCCGAAGATTGTGCGCGACAGCGCCGCCACCGGCAGCCTCGCCCAGCCCTTGGTAAAGAGCCTGCGCGAAACCGTGGGCCTGTTTAACCCGGCGGCGGTGCCTTTTGTGCATTTCGGCTGCACCAAGCAAGACCTGGTGGACACCACCATGGCGCTCATGAGCCGCCAAGTGCTGGCCGTCACCCGAGGCTATGTACAGGACTGCGTAGACCATCTCGAACGCAAAGCCAACCAGCCCACTGCAGCTGCGCCCTTGCAACGGGCCTTGCAGCGCTTGGCACACAGCAGTGCAGACGCTCTGGCCGTGCAACTGGGCGGCACCATGGCCAGCCTGGGTACGCCGGGCGCTGCCATCCAGACCCAGGTGGCCAAGACCCTGGAACTCTGCGTACCCGCCTTCCCCTGGGATACCCAACGCGATGCCTGGCTGGCCCTGGGTTGTGATGTGGCGCTGTTGGTCGGCAGTCTGGGCACTTTGGCCCGCACCCTGGTGCGGGACGCTGAGCAAGAGGAACCCGCCGCAGGCTGCCTGGTGGCGCTGGCCATGGCACGACGCGCACCCCAGCGTGCAGCGGGGCTGTTGACCTCCATGCCCCACGCCCATGAACGTGGCCTGGGTTTCTGGCAGGCGGACCAGAGCGACTGGACCCAGCTGCTGATGGCAGCCCACGCCGCCTCTTGGGGCATGGCACAGACGCTACAAAAAAAGTAG
- a CDS encoding helix-turn-helix domain-containing protein: MTKNKINYKRIVGQRIKGLRQEAEISQEVLSERCGIYRTYLSRIESGSANPTLLVLVALADSLGVQPAELLSND; the protein is encoded by the coding sequence GTGACAAAAAACAAGATCAATTACAAACGTATCGTCGGACAACGCATCAAGGGACTGCGGCAGGAAGCTGAAATTTCTCAGGAAGTTCTGTCAGAGCGCTGCGGCATTTACCGCACTTATTTGAGCCGTATCGAATCCGGCTCTGCCAACCCCACCCTGCTGGTTTTAGTGGCACTCGCCGACTCGCTGGGCGTTCAGCCCGCAGAGCTACTGTCCAACGACTAA
- the pcaC gene encoding 4-carboxymuconolactone decarboxylase: MTEPSQAFESSNPEAFARGLTTRREVMGDAFVDAAFAGANAFTAPLQEHITRAAWGDVWQRPGLDRKTRSLITVAMLTALGKQNELKGHVRGALNNGATVEQIQEVLLHATVYCGVPAAVEAFRSANDVVSVQK, encoded by the coding sequence ATGACCGAACCAAGCCAAGCCTTTGAGTCCAGCAACCCGGAAGCCTTTGCCCGTGGCCTGACCACGCGGCGGGAGGTGATGGGGGATGCGTTTGTGGATGCTGCTTTTGCCGGGGCGAATGCCTTTACGGCTCCGCTTCAAGAGCACATTACCCGTGCGGCATGGGGCGATGTGTGGCAACGCCCGGGGCTGGACCGCAAGACGCGCAGCCTGATTACCGTGGCCATGCTCACCGCACTAGGCAAGCAGAACGAGCTCAAAGGCCATGTGCGCGGCGCACTGAACAACGGCGCGACGGTGGAACAAATTCAGGAAGTGCTCTTGCACGCCACGGTGTACTGCGGTGTGCCTGCCGCAGTGGAGGCGTTCCGCTCTGCGAATGACGTGGTGAGCGTGCAGAAATAA
- a CDS encoding peroxidase-related enzyme has product MTSPSTRYPLPDLNTLPEDLKTKILEVQEKSGFIPNVFLAFARRPAEWRAFFAYHDALMLREGSSLTKGEREMIITTTSAANHCLYCVVAHGAILRIYEKKPLVADQVAINYRKADITPRQRAMLDFAMKVCLESHAVEDADFTALHAHGFDDEDIWDIAGITAFFGLSNRMANVTGMLPNPEFYLLGRVPKAK; this is encoded by the coding sequence ATGACCAGCCCCTCCACACGCTACCCCCTGCCCGACCTCAACACCTTGCCTGAGGACTTGAAAACCAAAATTCTGGAGGTGCAGGAAAAGTCCGGCTTCATCCCTAATGTGTTCCTGGCATTTGCCCGACGCCCTGCTGAGTGGCGCGCCTTCTTTGCCTACCACGATGCCCTCATGCTGCGCGAGGGCAGCAGCCTCACCAAAGGCGAGCGCGAAATGATCATCACCACCACCAGCGCGGCCAACCACTGCCTCTACTGCGTGGTGGCGCACGGCGCCATCCTGCGCATTTATGAAAAGAAGCCTTTGGTGGCAGACCAAGTCGCCATCAATTACCGCAAGGCCGACATCACACCCCGCCAGCGCGCCATGCTGGACTTTGCGATGAAGGTCTGTCTGGAGAGCCATGCCGTGGAAGACGCAGACTTCACCGCCCTGCACGCGCATGGCTTTGACGATGAAGACATCTGGGACATTGCAGGCATTACCGCCTTCTTCGGCCTGTCCAACCGCATGGCCAACGTGACCGGCATGCTGCCCAACCCGGAGTTTTACCTGCTGGGTCGCGTACCCAAGGCCAAATAA
- a CDS encoding gamma-glutamyltransferase family protein: MPTRHHTLSTLASLAVAALLAACASGPTPVPLNYISPPTQPEAATGSSTKPGWATRNYAVAAANPLATDAGRQVLAAGGSAVDAAIAVQMVLALVEPQSSGIGGGAFLLHFDGKTTQAFDGRETAPAGATPALFLDDKGQPLKFTDAVVGGRSVGVPGAVAMLAQAHAQHGKLPWASLFQPAITLAREGFAVSPRMAALLAAEPHLKKDPVAAAYFYDAAGKPWPAGHVLRNPELAAVLQGIADRGPSALLQGEVGQAIARKVQSHPTNPGSLSTRDLAGYRPVVREPLCFDYRATRAGAPAREVRICGMPPPSSGALAIGQILGMLDSTPASALPLVQGLPTTDWVHLYTEAARLAFADRAQYLGDPAFVQAPGGTWTSLLNPAYLRNRAALIDSSPQGKSMQMALPGQPAGTPLSYAPMPDQIEYGTSHISVVDAYGNAVAMTTTIEDAWGSRQMVNRGVGLSGGFLLNNQLTDFSFSPTGTDGRPVANRVEPGKRPRSSMSPTLVFDKASGKLLMSGGSPGGALIIHFTAKTLYANLHWGLNAQQAIDLPNFGSLNGPTLLEAGRFDAATVQALRARGHTVLEVPMPSGLQAIERTTAGYFGGADPRREGIVLGD, from the coding sequence ATGCCCACTCGCCACCACACTCTCAGCACGCTTGCCTCTCTGGCAGTGGCCGCGCTGCTTGCCGCCTGTGCATCCGGTCCGACACCTGTCCCCTTGAACTACATCTCCCCGCCGACTCAGCCGGAAGCGGCTACCGGCAGCAGCACCAAGCCGGGCTGGGCCACGCGCAACTATGCGGTTGCCGCAGCCAACCCTTTGGCCACCGACGCGGGCCGGCAGGTATTGGCCGCAGGCGGTAGCGCGGTGGACGCGGCCATTGCCGTGCAAATGGTGCTGGCGCTGGTGGAGCCGCAAAGCAGTGGCATCGGGGGCGGTGCGTTTCTGCTGCACTTCGACGGCAAAACCACCCAGGCCTTCGATGGCCGGGAGACTGCACCCGCCGGCGCAACGCCCGCCCTGTTTCTGGACGACAAGGGGCAACCCCTGAAATTCACGGACGCAGTAGTGGGCGGCCGCTCGGTGGGCGTGCCCGGTGCAGTGGCCATGCTGGCACAGGCCCACGCACAACACGGCAAGCTGCCTTGGGCCAGCCTGTTCCAGCCGGCCATCACCCTGGCAAGAGAAGGCTTTGCGGTCAGCCCGCGTATGGCGGCCCTGCTGGCCGCAGAACCGCATCTGAAAAAAGACCCGGTGGCCGCGGCCTACTTCTATGACGCGGCCGGCAAACCCTGGCCTGCGGGGCATGTGCTGCGCAACCCCGAGCTGGCTGCGGTGCTGCAAGGCATTGCGGACCGCGGCCCCTCTGCCCTGCTGCAAGGCGAGGTAGGCCAAGCCATCGCCCGCAAAGTGCAAAGCCACCCCACCAACCCCGGCAGCCTGAGCACCCGGGATCTGGCCGGCTACCGCCCGGTGGTGCGCGAGCCACTGTGCTTTGACTACCGCGCAACCCGTGCCGGTGCCCCCGCGCGCGAGGTGCGTATCTGCGGCATGCCACCCCCCAGTTCGGGCGCCCTGGCGATTGGCCAGATCCTGGGCATGCTGGACAGCACCCCCGCTTCCGCCCTGCCACTGGTCCAAGGGCTGCCGACGACGGATTGGGTGCACCTCTACACTGAAGCTGCGCGTCTGGCCTTTGCCGATCGTGCGCAGTACCTGGGCGACCCCGCCTTTGTGCAAGCTCCCGGTGGCACTTGGACCAGCTTGCTGAACCCCGCTTATCTGCGCAACCGCGCTGCACTGATCGACAGCAGTCCGCAAGGAAAGAGCATGCAAATGGCCCTGCCCGGCCAGCCCGCAGGCACCCCGCTGAGCTACGCCCCCATGCCGGACCAGATCGAATACGGCACATCGCACATCTCGGTGGTGGATGCTTACGGCAACGCCGTGGCCATGACCACCACGATTGAAGATGCTTGGGGTTCGCGCCAGATGGTCAACCGCGGAGTAGGTCTTTCCGGCGGGTTCCTGCTCAACAACCAGCTCACCGACTTCAGCTTCAGCCCCACAGGAACCGACGGCCGGCCCGTGGCGAACCGGGTAGAACCGGGCAAGCGGCCACGCTCCAGCATGTCGCCCACCCTGGTGTTCGACAAAGCCAGCGGCAAGCTGCTGATGAGCGGGGGCAGCCCTGGCGGCGCGCTCATCATCCACTTCACCGCCAAAACCTTGTACGCAAACCTCCATTGGGGCCTGAACGCCCAGCAGGCCATAGACCTGCCCAACTTCGGCTCGCTCAACGGCCCCACCCTGCTGGAGGCCGGCCGCTTTGATGCCGCCACGGTGCAAGCCCTGCGTGCCCGTGGCCACACCGTGCTGGAGGTGCCCATGCCCAGCGGCCTGCAGGCCATTGAGCGCACCACCGCGGGCTATTTCGGCGGGGCCGACCCGAGGCGCGAAGGAATTGTGTTGGGCGACTGA
- the dnaG gene encoding DNA primase, with product MAIPQSFIQELLARADVVEIVGRYVQLKKGGANFMGLCPFHGEKSPSFTVSPTKQFYHCFGCGKSGNAIGFLMEHAGMTFIEAVKDLAGQFGMVVPEEESSPQDRARAQAQRERQNTLTSVLEKACDAYKRGLKESPRAIEYFKGRGLSGEVAKQFGLGYAPEGWRNLASIFPEYTDPLLVESGLVILHEAENGADEKRYDRFRDRVMFPIRNIKGECIGFGGRVLGDEKPKYLNSPETPVFSKGRELYGLFEARSSLREHGYVLVTEGYMDVVALAQLGFPNAVATLGTACTNDHVQKLFRFTDAVVFSFDGDAAGRRAARKALDGALPFASDVRSIKFLFLPAEHDPDSFIRAYGKEAFADYVAKATPLSRFLVESAQDGCDLSTAEGRARMASNAKPLWNQLPDGALKLQLLSEIAQLVQLGSTELGALWANGAAKPAPAETPRRKREAPAATEFGPDDEHFAYDEPAEFSEPWIPQDEWKKKTEWKKEGWTPRGKGDGKWEGKWSGKGSKFGNREARPAGPLAKLDSRPDLAARILLNHSELWDILSSEDHGLLCELPAPHGELFTWLESQLHEHGPVSRGTLKEEIVGHPAEDLVQRLTAGPVLASEPLSESGPELRDLLNRMLIDKLKLQETEAISAAAKDPQALARYRELQHRRKQLELAVQPTAADS from the coding sequence ATGGCCATCCCCCAAAGCTTCATCCAGGAACTGCTCGCGCGTGCGGACGTGGTGGAGATCGTGGGTCGCTATGTGCAACTCAAGAAGGGGGGCGCCAACTTCATGGGCCTGTGCCCGTTTCACGGAGAAAAATCGCCCTCGTTCACGGTGAGCCCGACCAAGCAGTTCTACCACTGCTTCGGTTGCGGCAAGAGCGGCAACGCCATCGGCTTCCTCATGGAACACGCCGGCATGACCTTCATCGAGGCCGTCAAGGACCTGGCCGGCCAGTTCGGCATGGTGGTGCCGGAAGAAGAAAGCAGCCCCCAGGACCGGGCCCGCGCCCAAGCCCAGCGCGAAAGGCAGAACACCCTGACCAGCGTGCTGGAAAAAGCCTGCGATGCCTACAAGCGCGGTCTCAAGGAGTCGCCCCGCGCGATTGAATATTTCAAAGGCCGCGGCCTTTCCGGCGAAGTGGCCAAGCAGTTCGGGCTGGGCTATGCCCCCGAAGGCTGGCGCAATCTGGCGAGTATCTTCCCCGAATACACCGACCCGCTGTTGGTGGAAAGCGGCCTGGTCATCCTTCACGAAGCGGAAAACGGTGCCGACGAGAAACGCTACGACCGCTTCCGGGACCGCGTGATGTTCCCCATCCGCAACATCAAGGGCGAGTGCATAGGCTTTGGCGGGCGCGTGCTGGGCGATGAAAAGCCCAAGTACCTCAACTCCCCCGAAACCCCGGTCTTCAGCAAAGGGCGTGAGCTCTACGGTTTGTTTGAAGCCCGCAGCTCACTGCGTGAGCACGGCTATGTGCTGGTGACCGAGGGCTACATGGACGTGGTGGCACTGGCCCAACTGGGCTTTCCGAATGCCGTGGCCACGCTGGGCACGGCGTGCACCAACGACCATGTGCAAAAGCTGTTCCGCTTCACGGACGCTGTGGTGTTCAGCTTTGATGGAGACGCCGCAGGTCGACGCGCTGCCCGCAAGGCGCTGGATGGCGCGCTGCCCTTTGCGTCCGATGTGCGCAGCATCAAGTTTTTGTTCCTGCCTGCCGAGCACGACCCGGACAGCTTCATCCGCGCCTACGGCAAGGAGGCCTTTGCCGACTACGTGGCCAAGGCCACGCCGCTGAGCCGATTTCTGGTGGAGTCGGCCCAGGACGGCTGCGACCTGAGCACCGCCGAAGGCCGGGCCCGCATGGCCAGCAACGCCAAGCCTCTGTGGAACCAGCTGCCCGATGGCGCGCTCAAGCTCCAGTTGCTGAGCGAAATTGCCCAACTGGTGCAACTGGGCAGCACCGAGCTGGGCGCCCTGTGGGCAAACGGGGCAGCCAAGCCCGCGCCTGCGGAAACGCCACGGCGCAAACGCGAAGCGCCAGCCGCCACCGAGTTCGGCCCGGACGACGAGCACTTTGCTTATGACGAGCCGGCAGAGTTCTCAGAGCCCTGGATTCCGCAGGACGAATGGAAAAAGAAAACCGAGTGGAAAAAAGAAGGCTGGACGCCCCGTGGCAAGGGCGACGGCAAATGGGAAGGCAAGTGGTCCGGCAAAGGGAGCAAATTCGGCAACCGCGAAGCGCGCCCCGCCGGCCCGCTGGCCAAACTGGACAGCCGGCCGGACCTGGCGGCCCGCATTCTGCTCAACCACAGCGAGTTGTGGGACATTCTTTCCAGCGAAGACCACGGCCTGCTCTGCGAGCTGCCGGCACCCCATGGCGAGCTTTTCACTTGGCTGGAAAGCCAGTTGCATGAGCACGGGCCGGTATCGCGCGGCACCTTGAAAGAAGAAATCGTGGGACACCCGGCCGAAGACCTGGTGCAGCGCCTCACCGCCGGCCCCGTGCTGGCCTCGGAGCCCCTGAGTGAGTCCGGGCCTGAGTTGCGCGATTTGCTCAACCGCATGCTGATCGACAAGCTGAAACTGCAAGAAACCGAGGCCATTTCAGCGGCAGCCAAAGACCCTCAAGCGTTGGCACGCTACCGGGAATTGCAACACCGGCGCAAGCAACTTGAGCTGGCCGTGCAACCGACGGCAGCAGACAGCTGA
- a CDS encoding substrate-binding periplasmic protein, whose product MLACLIGVAGGVHSAGPPLELMALTEQLPPLNMEVDGKVTGFASELLDMMAADAGITVRKQVLPWARAYDRALRQGDTLIYSMVRTPERENLFRWVGPISPRRVVLYRWADRNDIVLKTLDDARPYRIGTTLESASTKLLEKQGFAPIPATDAAGGGLELGVNDEANMRKFIAKRFDLLVSLDWAAVHNAKNAGIDPALLVPALVLDDAAAYWFGLNPAIPPDIAKRLDQALLKSKADGRYNQLRQKYLLKNTR is encoded by the coding sequence ATGTTGGCCTGCCTGATAGGTGTGGCCGGTGGGGTGCATTCGGCCGGACCGCCCTTGGAGCTGATGGCGCTCACCGAGCAATTGCCGCCCCTGAATATGGAGGTCGACGGCAAGGTCACAGGCTTTGCCAGTGAGCTCTTGGACATGATGGCGGCGGACGCCGGCATAACCGTTCGAAAGCAAGTTCTGCCCTGGGCCCGTGCTTACGACCGCGCACTGCGACAGGGTGACACCCTGATTTACTCCATGGTCCGCACGCCCGAACGGGAGAATTTGTTCCGCTGGGTGGGGCCCATCAGTCCGCGCCGTGTAGTGCTGTACCGCTGGGCGGACCGCAATGACATCGTGCTCAAAACGCTGGATGACGCGCGGCCTTACCGGATCGGCACGACCCTGGAGTCCGCGTCTACCAAGTTGTTGGAAAAGCAGGGTTTTGCGCCCATTCCCGCCACGGACGCGGCCGGCGGCGGACTGGAGCTGGGTGTGAATGACGAGGCGAACATGCGCAAGTTCATTGCCAAACGCTTCGACTTGCTGGTGTCGCTGGACTGGGCGGCAGTGCACAACGCCAAAAATGCCGGCATTGATCCCGCTTTGCTGGTACCAGCCTTGGTGCTGGACGATGCTGCGGCGTATTGGTTTGGATTGAATCCTGCCATCCCGCCGGATATTGCCAAGCGACTGGATCAGGCCCTGCTCAAATCCAAGGCGGACGGGCGCTACAACCAGTTGCGGCAGAAATACCTGCTCAAGAACACCCGCTAG
- the rpoD gene encoding RNA polymerase sigma factor RpoD, translating to MPASKSAKPVQSASKAAAKTEKKAPAVTAPKSKAAQLKEAADALLAAAEAPAKKKAGRPAKAAADESAAPAKATTGAKRGRKPKAAAAEPSGDEMDMSDIEADLVGEPEPAAAPGEKVKPLRMKISKAKERALMKEFGLDETVLSEEDMAKRRARLKALITLGKTRGYLTHGEISDHLPDKLVDAETLEVVISMLNDMGVAVYEQTPDAETLLLNNNVSTAATVEEAEEEAEAALSTVDSEFGRTTDPVRMYMREMGTVELLTREGEIEIAKRIEGGLMDMMEAISASPATIAEILRLGEEIREGKVVITTIVDGFSNPNEADDYVAEEDFDEFDEADDDDGKGGSKALTKKLEELKKQALEKFDKMRELFEKVHKVYDKEGYGTPAYVKAQKALSDELMTIRFTAKAIEKLCDMVRAQVDDVRKKERELRRIIVDKCGYPQEQFIADFSGRDKAGNKVASNLLNLKWIEKQAASGKSWAAVMGRNIPPVQDLQQKLIDLQAQVVVPLDQLKDINKRMNEGEYASRAAKKEMIEANLRLVISIAKKYTNRGLQFLDLIQEGNIGLMKAVDKFEYRRGYKFSTYATWWIRQAITRSIADQARTIRIPVHMIETINKMNRISRQHLQEFGFEPDASVLAEKMEIPEDKIRKIMKIAKEPISMETPIGDDDDSHLGDFIEDSANTAPMEAAMQAGLRDVVKDILDSLTPREAKVLRMRFGIEMTSDHTLEEVGKQFDVTRERIRQIEAKALRKLKHPSRSDKLRSFTDTL from the coding sequence ATGCCCGCTTCAAAATCCGCCAAGCCCGTTCAGTCTGCCAGCAAGGCCGCCGCCAAAACCGAAAAGAAAGCACCCGCAGTGACCGCACCGAAATCCAAAGCCGCCCAGTTGAAAGAAGCCGCAGATGCGCTGCTCGCCGCAGCAGAAGCGCCCGCCAAAAAGAAAGCTGGCCGTCCGGCCAAGGCAGCTGCAGACGAATCTGCAGCCCCTGCCAAAGCCACTACCGGTGCCAAGCGCGGCCGCAAGCCCAAGGCAGCGGCTGCCGAGCCCAGCGGTGACGAGATGGACATGTCGGATATTGAAGCCGATTTGGTGGGTGAGCCCGAACCCGCAGCAGCGCCCGGCGAAAAGGTCAAGCCCCTTCGCATGAAGATCAGCAAGGCGAAAGAACGCGCCTTGATGAAAGAATTCGGTCTGGACGAGACCGTTTTGTCCGAAGAAGACATGGCCAAGCGCCGTGCGCGCCTGAAGGCCCTGATTACCCTGGGCAAGACCCGCGGCTACCTGACCCACGGCGAAATTTCCGACCACTTGCCCGACAAGCTGGTGGACGCGGAAACCCTGGAAGTCGTGATCTCCATGTTGAACGACATGGGCGTGGCGGTGTATGAGCAGACCCCTGATGCGGAAACCCTGCTGCTGAACAACAACGTCTCCACCGCCGCAACGGTGGAAGAAGCGGAAGAAGAAGCCGAAGCTGCCCTGTCCACCGTGGACTCGGAATTCGGCCGCACCACCGACCCCGTGCGCATGTACATGCGTGAAATGGGCACGGTGGAACTGCTGACCCGCGAAGGCGAAATTGAAATTGCCAAGCGAATCGAAGGCGGCTTGATGGACATGATGGAGGCGATCTCCGCATCGCCCGCCACCATTGCCGAGATCCTGCGCCTGGGCGAGGAAATCCGTGAAGGCAAGGTCGTCATCACCACCATCGTGGACGGCTTCTCCAACCCCAACGAGGCCGACGACTATGTGGCTGAAGAAGACTTCGACGAATTCGACGAAGCCGACGATGACGATGGCAAGGGCGGCTCCAAGGCGCTGACCAAAAAGCTAGAAGAGCTGAAGAAACAGGCATTGGAAAAGTTCGACAAGATGCGCGAGCTCTTCGAGAAAGTGCATAAGGTCTACGACAAGGAAGGCTACGGCACGCCCGCGTATGTGAAGGCGCAAAAAGCCCTGAGCGACGAGCTGATGACCATCCGCTTTACCGCGAAGGCGATTGAAAAGCTATGCGACATGGTGCGCGCCCAGGTGGACGACGTGCGCAAGAAGGAACGCGAACTGCGCCGCATCATCGTGGACAAGTGCGGTTACCCGCAGGAACAGTTCATTGCTGATTTCAGCGGCCGCGACAAGGCCGGCAACAAGGTGGCATCCAACCTCCTGAATCTGAAGTGGATTGAGAAGCAAGCCGCGTCCGGCAAGTCATGGGCAGCTGTCATGGGCCGCAATATTCCACCGGTGCAGGACCTGCAGCAAAAACTGATCGACCTGCAAGCGCAAGTGGTGGTGCCTTTGGACCAGCTCAAGGACATCAACAAGCGCATGAACGAAGGCGAATACGCGTCGCGTGCAGCCAAGAAAGAAATGATCGAGGCCAACTTGCGGCTGGTGATCTCGATCGCCAAGAAGTACACCAACCGCGGTCTGCAGTTCCTGGACCTGATCCAGGAAGGCAACATCGGCTTGATGAAGGCCGTGGACAAGTTCGAATACCGCCGCGGCTACAAGTTCTCGACCTACGCCACCTGGTGGATCCGTCAGGCCATCACCCGCTCGATTGCCGACCAGGCGCGCACCATCCGTATCCCGGTGCACATGATCGAAACCATCAACAAGATGAACCGGATCAGCCGCCAGCATTTGCAAGAGTTTGGCTTTGAGCCCGATGCGTCTGTCTTGGCCGAGAAGATGGAGATCCCGGAAGACAAGATCCGCAAGATCATGAAGATCGCCAAAGAGCCGATTTCCATGGAAACACCCATCGGTGACGACGACGACAGCCACTTGGGTGACTTCATCGAAGACAGTGCCAACACCGCGCCCATGGAAGCCGCAATGCAGGCCGGTCTGCGCGATGTGGTCAAGGACATTCTGGATAGCCTCACCCCGCGTGAAGCCAAGGTGCTGCGCATGCGTTTCGGTATCGAGATGACATCCGACCACACCCTCGAAGAAGTGGGCAAGCAGTTCGACGTGACCCGCGAGCGCATCCGCCAGATCGAAGCCAAGGCACTGCGCAAGCTCAAGCACCCCAGCCGTTCGGACAAACTGCGCAGCTTCACCGATACGCTGTAA